A genomic region of Streptosporangium lutulentum contains the following coding sequences:
- a CDS encoding GNAT family N-acetyltransferase: MTWDDQTRDGRMTRDDRTAAEHRVIRLAVPGDLPAVERIVEAAYRPWAELIGIRPKPMDDDYAARIAAGRVHLLEEPEEGVAGLIVLVPEDGVLLVDNVAVVPGRHGRGLGRALLAFAETQARTAGLGALRLYTNALMGPNIALYERLGYQITERRRSGPRDVVFMTKRLDD; this comes from the coding sequence ATGACGTGGGATGACCAGACGCGGGACGGCCGGATGACGCGGGACGACCGGACGGCCGCGGAACACCGGGTGATCCGTCTCGCCGTCCCCGGGGACCTGCCCGCCGTGGAGAGGATCGTCGAGGCGGCCTACCGGCCGTGGGCGGAGCTGATCGGCATCAGGCCCAAGCCGATGGACGACGACTACGCCGCGCGGATCGCTGCCGGTCGCGTCCATCTGCTGGAGGAGCCGGAGGAGGGGGTCGCCGGGCTCATCGTGCTGGTCCCCGAGGACGGCGTGCTGCTGGTGGACAACGTCGCGGTGGTTCCCGGCCGTCACGGTCGGGGACTGGGCAGGGCGCTGCTGGCCTTCGCCGAGACCCAGGCCCGTACGGCGGGTCTGGGGGCGCTGCGGCTGTACACCAACGCCCTGATGGGGCCGAACATCGCGCTGTACGAACGCCTCGGCTACCAGATCACCGAACGCCGCCGGTCCGGCCCGCGAGACGTGGTCTTCATGACGAAGCGGCTTGACGACTGA
- a CDS encoding phosphoenolpyruvate carboxylase produces the protein MAATVSRQERSSAVTEMPDELRADVRLLGELLGQVIAEYGGDDLLADVERLRKAVIGARRRKVSVDEITAMVAEWPIDRAVQIARAFTCYFHLANLAEEHFRIRTLRVRDTGEEPLPESIAQAVQELGGERVAELVEGLRLHPVLTAHPTEARRRAVVTAIQRISGQLTTYNSSDRGAAEQAETRRRLVEEIDLLWRTSQLRSTKLDPLDEVRTAMAAFDETLFRVVPLVYRSLDAALGGGDGTRRPRARAFIRYGSWIGGDRDGNPNVTAKVTRDAVLIQAEHVLIALENAALRIGRSLTLTASYTPASPKLRAALAAAENDHPDMVSEMATRSPQEPHRQWLMFVAARIGATRQRGLDLAYRSPEQLLDDLRLAQDSLVAAGADRQAYGELQHLIWQVETFGFHLAELEVRQHSQVHAEVLAELEAGRTSERTEEVLATIRTIAWIQERFGVTACSRYVVSFTRSADDIAAVYALAEHALGDRAPRLDVVPLFESGADLAAAPAVLSGMLKIPGVQARLAVDRRLEVMLGYSDSAKELGPAAATLKLYEVQEALTAWSDENGVPLTLFHGRGGALGRGGGPANRAVLAQAPGSVGGRFKVTEQGEVIFARYGHDAIARRHMEQVTSAVLLTSTPSIGTRTAEAAGRFRGVAQQVASASEKAYRLLTEAPGFPEWFSLVSPLEEIGSLRLGSRPARRGLGAPRSLDDLRAIPWVFAWAQTRVNLPGWYGLGSGLDAVISESGLDELRAAYREWPLFASLLDNVEMSLAKTDRDIAARYLALGARDDFVEQVLAEYDLTRRLVLEVTGHTRLLEDRRVLSRAVQLRDPYVDALSHLQLRALSTLRADDNLSEDERERLSTLLLLSVNGVAAGLQNTG, from the coding sequence ATGGCCGCCACCGTGTCCCGCCAGGAGCGTTCCTCCGCCGTTACCGAGATGCCCGACGAGTTGCGCGCGGATGTGCGGCTGCTCGGAGAGCTTTTGGGGCAGGTCATCGCCGAGTACGGCGGCGATGACCTGCTCGCCGATGTAGAACGACTGCGCAAGGCCGTCATCGGGGCCCGTCGCAGGAAGGTCTCGGTCGACGAGATCACCGCGATGGTGGCCGAGTGGCCGATCGACAGGGCGGTGCAGATCGCCCGGGCCTTCACCTGCTACTTCCACCTGGCGAACCTGGCCGAGGAGCATTTCAGGATCCGCACGCTCCGGGTCAGGGACACCGGCGAGGAACCGCTGCCGGAGTCCATCGCGCAGGCCGTGCAGGAGCTCGGCGGCGAGAGGGTCGCCGAGCTGGTCGAGGGGCTGCGCCTGCACCCCGTGCTGACCGCGCATCCGACCGAGGCCCGCAGGCGCGCGGTGGTCACCGCGATCCAGCGGATCAGCGGCCAGCTCACCACGTACAACAGCTCCGACCGGGGCGCCGCCGAGCAGGCCGAGACCCGGCGGCGGCTGGTGGAGGAGATCGACCTGCTCTGGCGGACCTCCCAGCTCAGGTCCACCAAGCTCGACCCGCTGGACGAGGTCCGCACCGCCATGGCGGCCTTCGACGAGACGCTCTTTCGCGTGGTGCCGCTGGTCTACCGCTCGCTGGACGCCGCGCTCGGCGGCGGCGACGGCACCCGCAGGCCCAGGGCCCGTGCCTTCATCCGCTACGGGAGCTGGATCGGCGGCGACCGCGACGGCAACCCCAACGTCACCGCCAAGGTGACCAGGGATGCCGTGCTCATCCAGGCCGAGCACGTGCTGATCGCCCTGGAGAACGCCGCGCTCAGGATCGGCCGGTCCCTCACCCTGACCGCCTCCTACACCCCGGCCTCGCCGAAGCTGAGAGCCGCGCTGGCCGCCGCCGAGAACGACCACCCGGACATGGTCTCGGAGATGGCCACCCGCTCCCCGCAGGAGCCCCACCGGCAGTGGCTGATGTTCGTCGCCGCCCGCATCGGGGCCACCCGGCAGCGAGGTCTCGACCTGGCCTACCGCTCGCCCGAGCAGCTCCTGGACGACCTGCGGCTCGCCCAGGACTCCCTGGTCGCGGCCGGGGCCGACCGGCAGGCGTACGGCGAGCTGCAGCATCTGATCTGGCAGGTGGAGACGTTCGGCTTCCACCTGGCGGAGCTGGAGGTCCGCCAGCACTCGCAGGTCCACGCCGAGGTGCTGGCCGAGCTGGAGGCCGGCCGGACCTCCGAGCGGACCGAGGAGGTCCTGGCCACGATCCGGACGATCGCCTGGATCCAGGAGCGGTTCGGCGTGACCGCCTGCTCCCGCTACGTCGTCTCCTTCACCCGTTCCGCCGACGACATCGCCGCCGTCTACGCGCTGGCCGAGCACGCGCTCGGCGACCGGGCGCCGCGGCTGGACGTGGTGCCGCTGTTCGAGTCGGGCGCCGACCTCGCGGCGGCCCCCGCCGTGCTGTCGGGGATGCTGAAGATCCCGGGCGTCCAGGCCCGGCTGGCCGTCGACCGGCGCCTGGAGGTCATGCTCGGCTACTCCGACTCCGCCAAGGAGCTCGGCCCGGCCGCCGCGACCCTGAAGCTGTACGAGGTCCAGGAGGCGCTCACCGCGTGGTCGGACGAGAACGGAGTGCCGCTCACGCTGTTCCACGGCCGGGGCGGCGCCCTGGGCCGGGGCGGCGGCCCGGCCAACCGGGCCGTGCTCGCCCAGGCTCCGGGTTCGGTGGGCGGCAGATTCAAGGTCACCGAGCAGGGTGAGGTCATCTTCGCCCGCTACGGCCACGACGCGATCGCCCGCCGCCACATGGAGCAGGTCACCTCGGCGGTGCTGCTCACCTCCACCCCGTCCATCGGAACCCGCACGGCCGAGGCCGCGGGACGGTTCAGAGGTGTGGCCCAGCAGGTCGCCTCCGCCTCGGAGAAGGCCTACCGGCTGCTGACCGAGGCGCCCGGCTTCCCCGAGTGGTTCTCCCTGGTCAGCCCGCTGGAGGAGATCGGATCGCTGCGCCTCGGCTCCCGCCCCGCCCGGCGTGGCCTCGGCGCCCCCCGGTCCCTGGACGACCTGAGGGCCATCCCGTGGGTGTTCGCCTGGGCCCAGACCCGGGTCAACCTGCCCGGCTGGTACGGCCTGGGCAGCGGCCTGGACGCCGTGATCTCCGAGTCCGGCCTGGACGAGCTGCGCGCCGCCTACCGCGAGTGGCCGCTGTTCGCCTCGCTGCTGGACAACGTGGAGATGTCGCTGGCCAAGACCGACCGGGACATCGCCGCCCGCTACCTCGCGCTCGGCGCCAGGGACGACTTCGTCGAGCAGGTCCTGGCGGAGTACGACCTGACCCGCCGCCTGGTCCTGGAGGTCACCGGCCACACCCGCCTGCTGGAGGACCGCAGGGTCCTGTCCCGCGCGGTCCAGCTCCGCGACCCCTACGTGGACGCGCTCTCCCATCTCCAGCTCCGAGCGCTGTCCACCCTGCGCGCCGACGACAACCTGTCCGAGGACGAGCGCGAGCGCCTGTCCACGCTGCTGCTCCTGTCGGTCAACGGCGTCGCCGCCGGCCTGCAGAACACCGGATGA
- a CDS encoding ABC transporter ATP-binding protein produces the protein MADIVEAVRTRGLFKRFGQQTAVGGVDLIVPQGSFAGLVGPNGAGKTTTLSMVTGLLRPDGGLIHIDGVDVWRDQVMIKSRIGVLPEGLRLFERLSGRELLSYNGQLRGIPRAEVEQRAEGLLKIMDLTEAADKLVVDYSTGMRKKIGLAAALLHNPKVLFLDEPFEGVDPVSANTLVEVLQRYTSSGSTVVFSSHVMELVERLCDWVSVMNRGQIVAQGPLETVRAGRSLNEAFLGLVGARGDTGGEEGLSWLGATSK, from the coding sequence ATGGCGGACATCGTCGAAGCCGTACGCACGCGGGGACTGTTCAAGAGATTCGGGCAGCAGACGGCCGTCGGGGGTGTCGACCTGATCGTGCCGCAGGGGAGTTTCGCCGGGCTGGTCGGTCCGAACGGCGCGGGCAAGACCACCACCCTCAGCATGGTCACCGGCCTCCTCCGTCCCGACGGGGGCCTCATCCACATCGACGGCGTCGATGTCTGGCGCGACCAGGTCATGATCAAGAGCCGTATCGGAGTGCTCCCCGAGGGCCTGCGCCTGTTCGAACGGCTGTCCGGCAGGGAGTTGCTGTCCTACAACGGTCAGCTCCGGGGCATCCCCAGGGCGGAGGTGGAGCAGCGGGCCGAGGGACTGCTGAAGATCATGGATCTGACGGAGGCGGCCGACAAGCTCGTCGTCGACTACTCCACCGGCATGCGCAAGAAGATCGGCCTGGCCGCCGCGCTGCTGCACAACCCCAAGGTGCTCTTCCTGGACGAGCCGTTCGAGGGAGTCGACCCGGTCAGCGCCAACACGCTGGTCGAGGTTCTCCAGCGCTACACCTCCTCCGGATCGACCGTCGTCTTCTCCAGCCACGTCATGGAACTCGTCGAGCGCCTGTGCGACTGGGTCTCGGTGATGAACCGGGGCCAGATCGTCGCCCAGGGCCCGCTGGAGACGGTCCGGGCGGGCCGGAGCCTCAACGAGGCGTTCCTCGGCCTGGTCGGGGCGCGGGGCGACACCGGCGGAGAGGAGGGCCTGTCATGGCTGGGCGCGACCTCGAAATGA
- a CDS encoding acyl-CoA carboxylase subunit beta, with the protein MNDPMSAEPVAAGTDIRTTAGKLADLERRLDEAAHAGSARAVEKQHARGKMTARERVLEFLDDGSFVEFDELARHRSTSFGLEHERPYGDGVVTGYGTVDDRPVAIFAQDFTVFGGSLGEVFGEKIVKVMDHALKTGCPMVGINDSGGARIQEGVVSLGLYAEIFKRNVHASGVIPQISLIMGPCAGGAVYSPALTDFVLMVSEKSHMFITGPDVIKTVTGEEVTFEELGGAHTHNSRSGVAHYEASDEADCLEFARALLSYLPSNNMDGTPVFDAYPVMETTDEDRELDTLIPDSANQPYDMHTVIEHVLDDGEFLEVHAQFAPNILVGFGRVEGSSVGIVANQPMSFAGTLDISASEKAARFVRTCDAFNIPVLTFVDVPGFLPGTDQEWNGIIRRGAKLLYAYAEATVPLVTVITRKAYGGAYDVMGSKHLGADVNLAWPTAQIAVMGAQGAVNILYRRELASADDPDAQRARFVTEYEDTLANPYLAAERGYVDAVIRPSDTRLQIVKALRALRNKRATLPPKKHGNIPL; encoded by the coding sequence ATGAACGACCCGATGAGCGCCGAGCCCGTGGCCGCCGGAACCGACATTCGCACGACGGCCGGCAAGCTCGCCGATTTGGAGCGCCGCCTGGACGAGGCCGCCCACGCCGGTTCGGCGCGTGCCGTCGAAAAACAGCACGCCCGGGGCAAGATGACCGCCAGGGAGCGCGTTCTGGAGTTCCTGGACGACGGCAGCTTCGTGGAGTTCGACGAGCTGGCCAGGCACCGCTCCACGAGCTTCGGCCTGGAGCACGAGCGGCCGTACGGCGACGGCGTGGTGACCGGCTACGGCACGGTGGACGACCGCCCGGTGGCGATCTTCGCCCAGGACTTCACCGTGTTCGGCGGATCGCTCGGCGAGGTCTTCGGGGAGAAGATCGTCAAGGTCATGGACCACGCGCTGAAGACCGGCTGCCCGATGGTCGGCATCAACGACTCCGGCGGGGCCCGCATCCAGGAGGGCGTCGTCTCCCTGGGCCTGTACGCCGAGATCTTCAAGCGGAACGTGCACGCCTCGGGAGTGATCCCGCAGATCTCTCTGATCATGGGCCCGTGCGCGGGCGGCGCCGTCTACTCCCCGGCGCTCACCGACTTCGTCCTGATGGTGTCGGAGAAGTCGCACATGTTCATCACCGGCCCGGACGTCATCAAGACGGTCACGGGCGAGGAGGTGACATTCGAGGAACTCGGCGGCGCGCACACGCACAACTCCAGATCCGGCGTCGCCCACTACGAGGCCTCGGACGAGGCCGACTGCCTGGAGTTCGCGAGGGCGCTGCTGTCCTATCTGCCGTCCAACAACATGGACGGGACTCCGGTCTTCGACGCCTATCCGGTCATGGAAACCACCGACGAGGACCGCGAACTCGACACGCTGATCCCCGATTCCGCGAACCAGCCCTACGACATGCACACGGTCATCGAGCATGTCCTGGACGACGGCGAATTCCTGGAGGTGCACGCGCAATTCGCGCCCAACATCCTCGTGGGTTTCGGCCGGGTCGAAGGGTCTTCCGTGGGGATCGTCGCCAACCAGCCGATGAGTTTCGCGGGCACGCTGGACATCTCGGCGTCGGAGAAAGCCGCGAGATTCGTCCGAACGTGTGACGCCTTTAACATTCCGGTTCTGACATTTGTCGATGTGCCCGGATTCCTTCCGGGCACCGACCAGGAATGGAACGGGATCATCCGCCGCGGCGCCAAGCTCCTCTACGCCTATGCGGAGGCGACGGTGCCGCTGGTCACGGTTATCACCCGTAAGGCGTACGGCGGCGCCTACGACGTCATGGGCTCCAAACACCTGGGCGCGGACGTCAATCTCGCCTGGCCGACCGCGCAGATCGCGGTCATGGGCGCGCAGGGGGCGGTCAACATCCTTTACCGGCGCGAACTCGCCTCGGCCGACGATCCGGACGCCCAGCGGGCCCGATTCGTCACCGAGTACGAGGACACGCTCGCCAACCCGTATCTTGCCGCCGAACGCGGGTATGTAGACGCGGTGATCCGCCCTTCCGACACCCGACTCCAGATCGTCAAGGCATTGCGCGCGCTGCGCAACAAGCGCGCGACTCTGCCGCCGAAGAAGCATGGGAACATCCCGCTATGA
- a CDS encoding acyl-CoA carboxylase subunit epsilon has protein sequence MRHLKIIRGDATEEEIAALVIALASRATPAPKAVQKSESWRNTAHRMRKPLPTGQGAWRSSGLPR, from the coding sequence ATGAGACATTTGAAGATCATCCGAGGAGATGCGACCGAAGAGGAGATCGCCGCACTGGTGATCGCACTCGCATCACGGGCGACCCCGGCGCCGAAAGCCGTACAGAAATCGGAATCCTGGCGCAATACAGCACATCGCATGCGAAAGCCTCTTCCGACTGGACAAGGCGCATGGAGATCAAGCGGCCTGCCGAGATAG
- a CDS encoding NYN domain-containing protein, translated as MTILDLTSHPIAAKYAVLVDVGYLYAAAGEVLLGAKERKEYRVAADELIQALQKHAEARIHGELLRIYWYDAARDRVPTVDQRVIAQLPWVKVRLGNLNARGQQKGVDAQIRSDLEALARHHAVSDTILLAGDEDMVPAVEAAQAYGVRIHLWGVEPPYGTNQAERLVWESDTVEIISADFLRSFFSRAPAPVPVPTTPIAPSPAQVFAGRTPAVAAKPKAPAGQVTKLGPSRPRVEEVGEHVAQKWILTRGRDNIRDLLPGPILPTVIDTELLIEAEKELGHSLRPYPEARVWLRDGFWARVYREFEIGVGVSSK; from the coding sequence ATGACCATCCTGGACCTCACGTCCCATCCCATTGCCGCGAAGTACGCCGTCTTGGTAGACGTCGGGTATCTCTATGCGGCGGCGGGCGAAGTGCTTCTGGGCGCCAAGGAGCGCAAGGAGTATCGGGTCGCGGCCGATGAGCTGATTCAGGCCTTGCAGAAACACGCCGAAGCGCGCATTCACGGTGAACTGCTGCGAATTTATTGGTACGACGCCGCCCGCGACAGGGTGCCGACCGTGGACCAGCGGGTCATCGCCCAGCTTCCCTGGGTCAAGGTGCGCCTGGGCAACCTCAACGCCCGGGGCCAGCAGAAGGGCGTGGACGCGCAGATCAGGAGCGACCTGGAGGCCCTGGCCAGGCACCACGCGGTGAGCGACACGATCCTGCTCGCCGGTGACGAGGACATGGTCCCGGCCGTCGAGGCCGCCCAGGCGTACGGCGTGCGGATCCACCTGTGGGGCGTCGAGCCGCCCTACGGCACCAACCAGGCCGAGCGCCTCGTCTGGGAGTCCGACACCGTCGAGATCATCAGTGCCGACTTCCTCCGCTCCTTCTTCAGCCGCGCGCCCGCGCCCGTCCCGGTTCCGACCACCCCGATCGCGCCCTCGCCCGCCCAGGTCTTCGCCGGTCGCACCCCCGCCGTCGCCGCCAAGCCCAAGGCCCCCGCGGGCCAGGTCACCAAGCTCGGCCCGAGCCGCCCGCGCGTCGAGGAGGTCGGCGAGCACGTGGCCCAGAAGTGGATCCTCACCCGCGGCCGCGACAACATCCGCGACCTGCTCCCCGGCCCGATCCTTCCCACGGTCATCGACACCGAGCTCCTCATCGAGGCGGAGAAGGAGCTCGGTCACTCCCTGCGGCCGTATCCCGAGGCCCGGGTCTGGCTTCGCGACGGTTTCTGGGCCCGCGTCTACCGCGAGTTCGAGATCGGGGTCGGCGTCTCCTCCAAGTGA
- a CDS encoding DNA-3-methyladenine glycosylase 2, translating to MSVRELDFNSCYRAVAARDARFDGRFYTAVTSTHIYCRPICPARTPSSRNVRFYRHAASAEAAGFRPCKRCRPELSPGDPGWDHRGDLIGRALRLIDEGVADDGGVASLARRLHITERHLHRLFTDELGVGPLAVARTKRLLLAKQLLTETGLSITDVAFASGFGSVRQFNATMKETYGFPPGELRATSGRNVTDNALTLRLHRREPYDAEPLMRFLRGRAIPGLERVDETSYSRAVPGGTITLTPVPGHVQLEVSLADTSHLARVVARCRRLLDLDADPDAIAGALGETSLAPLVAARPGLRVPGAWDGFEVAVRAVVGQQISVAGARTILGRITNRAGRPTGGEGLSRLFPTAAELLEADLGELGLTGRRVATLKALAAKVAGEEIDLDGAQQPGEVSARLLEIPGIGPWTAGYITLRALRDPDAWPDGDLGLRRAMACLGIPDDHVERWRPWRAYAALHLWSSE from the coding sequence GTGTCTGTGAGAGAGCTCGACTTCAACTCCTGTTATCGCGCGGTGGCCGCGAGGGATGCCCGGTTCGACGGGCGGTTCTACACGGCGGTCACCTCCACGCACATCTACTGCCGGCCGATCTGCCCCGCGCGCACCCCCTCATCCCGCAACGTCCGGTTCTACCGTCACGCGGCCTCCGCGGAGGCGGCCGGATTCCGGCCCTGCAAGCGGTGCCGTCCCGAGCTCAGCCCCGGCGATCCCGGCTGGGACCACCGGGGCGACCTGATCGGCCGGGCCCTCCGGCTGATCGACGAGGGCGTGGCCGACGACGGCGGGGTCGCGAGCCTGGCCAGGCGGCTGCACATCACCGAGCGGCACCTGCACCGGCTGTTCACCGACGAGCTCGGCGTGGGGCCGCTGGCCGTGGCCAGGACCAAGCGCCTGCTGCTGGCCAAGCAGTTGCTGACCGAGACCGGGCTGTCGATCACGGATGTGGCGTTCGCGTCGGGGTTCGGGAGCGTGCGGCAGTTCAACGCGACCATGAAGGAGACCTACGGTTTCCCTCCCGGCGAGCTGCGGGCCACGTCGGGCAGGAACGTCACCGACAACGCGCTGACGCTCCGGTTGCACCGGCGTGAGCCGTACGACGCCGAGCCCCTGATGCGGTTTTTGAGGGGACGGGCCATCCCGGGGCTGGAGCGCGTCGACGAGACCTCCTACAGCCGTGCCGTCCCCGGCGGCACGATCACCCTCACCCCGGTGCCCGGTCACGTCCAGCTGGAGGTGAGCCTCGCCGACACCAGCCATCTGGCCCGCGTCGTCGCCCGCTGCCGGCGCCTGCTCGACCTCGACGCCGACCCCGACGCCATCGCCGGCGCCCTGGGGGAGACCTCCCTGGCCCCGCTCGTCGCCGCCCGGCCCGGTCTGCGGGTCCCCGGTGCCTGGGACGGCTTCGAGGTGGCCGTACGCGCCGTGGTCGGCCAGCAGATCTCGGTCGCCGGGGCCCGCACCATCCTCGGCCGCATCACGAACCGGGCCGGTCGCCCCACCGGAGGGGAGGGGCTGAGCCGTCTGTTTCCCACCGCCGCGGAGCTCCTGGAGGCCGATCTCGGCGAGCTGGGGCTGACCGGGCGGCGGGTGGCCACGCTGAAGGCGCTCGCCGCGAAGGTGGCGGGCGAGGAGATCGACCTGGACGGGGCGCAGCAGCCGGGAGAGGTCTCGGCCAGGTTGCTCGAAATCCCCGGGATCGGGCCGTGGACGGCCGGATACATCACGCTGCGGGCCCTGCGCGACCCGGACGCTTGGCCCGACGGGGATCTCGGGCTGCGGCGGGCCATGGCCTGCCTGGGCATACCCGACGACCACGTCGAACGCTGGCGGCCCTGGCGGGCCTACGCCGCGCTGCACCTCTGGAGCTCCGAATGA
- a CDS encoding methylated-DNA--[protein]-cysteine S-methyltransferase — MIRAQVLPTPTGPLALLSHEDVVVAAGFTADPHEMFVRLSPRLQEEGLTRVDDLGRAARAVRDYLDGDLTALDSVELEQPGTPKRRRLLRALREVPPGVTIGYAELAERAGLPRTAARAAGSACAQNLIAPFVPCHRILPSTGGLGGYYYGTPVKRWLLTHEKTHSPAGGTR; from the coding sequence ATGATCAGGGCGCAGGTCCTCCCCACCCCGACCGGCCCGCTGGCACTGCTCTCCCACGAGGACGTCGTCGTCGCGGCGGGTTTCACCGCCGATCCGCACGAGATGTTCGTACGGCTCTCGCCCCGCCTCCAGGAGGAGGGCCTGACCCGGGTGGACGACCTCGGCCGGGCGGCACGGGCCGTACGGGACTATCTGGACGGCGACCTCACCGCCCTCGACTCCGTCGAGCTGGAGCAGCCCGGCACGCCCAAGCGGCGGCGGTTGCTCAGGGCCCTGCGTGAGGTGCCGCCGGGCGTCACGATCGGTTACGCCGAGCTCGCCGAGCGAGCCGGACTGCCGAGGACGGCGGCCAGGGCTGCCGGGTCGGCGTGCGCGCAGAACCTGATCGCGCCGTTCGTCCCCTGCCACCGGATCCTGCCGTCCACCGGCGGGCTGGGCGGTTACTACTACGGGACGCCGGTCAAGCGGTGGCTGCTGACCCACGAGAAGACCCACTCCCCGGCCGGCGGCACCCGGTAA